A genomic window from Thunnus thynnus chromosome 12, fThuThy2.1, whole genome shotgun sequence includes:
- the LOC137194585 gene encoding sodium- and chloride-dependent betaine transporter-like isoform X2 → MNRERRRENQRGDGDRGRWASKTEYILVVAGNVVGLGNVWRFPYLCYKNGGGAFLVPYGLLAVVVGIPLFLLESTVGQYTQEGFVTCWRKFCPLAQGIGYGHLVLKLYDFSYIIIQVWALFCLVFSFRSQLPWVTCDNTWNTVNCMGLQTLDSMSPNVTINQTMLTNTTSAATEFWERRVLAMSGGIEELGSVRWELVLCLLASWVFTYFSIWKSVRSSAKVAYFTATFPYVMLLILLIRGLTLPGAWEGIYYYMYPDLNGLANLEVWMEAGSQICFSYSLTAGTLNVLSSYNDYKNNCYKDCFWLCLLNSGTSFVAGFVVFSVLGFLAQKKGVTVDAVAESGPGLAFIVYPQATATMPLPQFWTVCFFLMMIFLCVDTHFVTVECFVTSVSDLFPKLFRKPGRHEIFVLVVCSSFFLIHLTLVTEGGIYLFQLIDYYSCTRAFHYFMALSECLALAWGFGADRVINIIEDMTGQRPSVFFKVCWRYIIPLLSLISFMLYLVDYTHLRINDSYVYPNWAYALGWTMTLSSVLMVPLWAAGQMCLTAGTFRQRLSVLCHPVEDPVSQRRNLEEDGIHMELRTFGETS, encoded by the exons AtgaacagagaaagaagaagagagaatcAGAGAGGGGATGGAGACAGAGGACGGTGGGCCAGTAAAACAGAATATATTCTGGTTGTTGCAGGAAATGTGGTCGGCTTGGGCAATGTTTGGAGATTTCCTTATCTCTGCTACAAGAACGGAGGAG GTGCCTTTCTGGTGCCATATGGTCTGTTAGCTGTGGTGGTTGGGATACCGCTGTTCCTTCTGGAGAGTACAGTTGGTCAGTACACCCAGGAAGGATTCGTCACCTGTTGGAGGAAATTTTGTCCACTTGCACAAG gAATTGGATATGGACATTTGGTGTTGAAACTTTATGACTTCAGCTACATTATTATCCAAGTCTGGGCTCTCTTCTGCCTGGTGTTCTCATTCAGATCCCAGCTCCCCTGGGTCACCTGTGACAACACCTGGAATACAG TGAACTGTATGGGTCTTCAGACTTTGGATTCTATGTCGCCAAATGTGACGATAAATCAGACCATGTTGACCAACACCACCTCTGCTGCCACTGAGTTTTGGGA ACGGAGAGTGCTGGCCATGTCTGGAGGCATTGAGGAGCTGGGCAGTGTGAGATGGGAGCTGGTTTTGTGTCTTCTGGCCAGCTGGGTGTTCACATACTTCAGTATCTGGAAAAGTGTCAGATCCTCTGCAAAG gtagCATACTTCACTGCCACCTTCCCCTACGTGATGCTCCTGATATTGCTCATCAGGGGATTGACTCTACCTGGAGCTTGGGAAGGGATCTACTACTACATGTATCCAGATTTGAACGGCCTGGCAAACCTTGAG GTCTGGATGGAGGCAGGATCTCAAATATGCTTCTCCTACAGCCTGACTGCAGGAACTCTCAATGTTTTGAGCAGCTATAATGACTACAAGAACAACTGCTACAA GGACTGTTTCTGGCTCTGTCTGCTGAACAGTGGGACCAGTTTTGTTGCCGGATTTGTTGTCTTCTCTGTACTTGGATTCTTGGCTCAGAAAAAGGGTGTTACTGTCGACGCTGTGGCTGAGTCTG GTCCAGGTTTGGCCTTCATTGTTTACCCACAGGCAACAGCTACGATGCCTTTACCGCAGTTCTGGACTGTCTGCTTTTTCCTGATGATGATTTTCCTCTGTGTTGACACAcat TTTGTGACAGTTGAGTGTTTTGTCACCTCAGTGAGTGACTTGTTTCCGAAGCTGTTTCGTAAACCAGGAAGACATGAGATCTTTGTCCTCGTCGTTTGTTCATCCTTCTTCCTCATACATCTGACTTTGGTCACTGAG GGAGGGATTTACCTATTCCAGCTTATTGATTATTATAGTTGTACCAGagcttttcattatttcatggCTTTATCTGAGTGTCTGGCTCTGGCTTGGGGTTTTG GTGCTGAccgtgttattaacatcattgaGGACATGACTGGACAGAGACCATCTGTTTTCTTCAAAGTGTGCTGGAGATACATCATTCCTCTGCTGTCACTG ATTTCCTTCATGCTGTACCTGGTTGATTACACACACCTCAGGATTAACGACAGCTACGTTTACCCCAACTGGGCCTACGCTCTTGGCTGGACCATGACACTCTCCTCTGTTCTCATGGTGCCACTGTGGGCAGCTGGACAGATGTGTTTGACAGCAGGCACCTTCAGACAG CGTTTGTCTGTCCTTTGTCATCCTGTTGAAGATCCAGTCTCACAGAGAAGAAATTTGGAAGAGGATGGGATACATATGGAGCTGAGGACGTTTGGAGAGACATCTTAG
- the LOC137194585 gene encoding sodium- and chloride-dependent betaine transporter-like isoform X1 has translation MQWRMFAISVGRKAQEILHRPMLTGERRRENQRGDGDRGRWASKTEYILVVAGNVVGLGNVWRFPYLCYKNGGGAFLVPYGLLAVVVGIPLFLLESTVGQYTQEGFVTCWRKFCPLAQGIGYGHLVLKLYDFSYIIIQVWALFCLVFSFRSQLPWVTCDNTWNTVNCMGLQTLDSMSPNVTINQTMLTNTTSAATEFWERRVLAMSGGIEELGSVRWELVLCLLASWVFTYFSIWKSVRSSAKVAYFTATFPYVMLLILLIRGLTLPGAWEGIYYYMYPDLNGLANLEVWMEAGSQICFSYSLTAGTLNVLSSYNDYKNNCYKDCFWLCLLNSGTSFVAGFVVFSVLGFLAQKKGVTVDAVAESGPGLAFIVYPQATATMPLPQFWTVCFFLMMIFLCVDTHFVTVECFVTSVSDLFPKLFRKPGRHEIFVLVVCSSFFLIHLTLVTEGGIYLFQLIDYYSCTRAFHYFMALSECLALAWGFGADRVINIIEDMTGQRPSVFFKVCWRYIIPLLSLISFMLYLVDYTHLRINDSYVYPNWAYALGWTMTLSSVLMVPLWAAGQMCLTAGTFRQRLSVLCHPVEDPVSQRRNLEEDGIHMELRTFGETS, from the exons agaaagaagaagagagaatcAGAGAGGGGATGGAGACAGAGGACGGTGGGCCAGTAAAACAGAATATATTCTGGTTGTTGCAGGAAATGTGGTCGGCTTGGGCAATGTTTGGAGATTTCCTTATCTCTGCTACAAGAACGGAGGAG GTGCCTTTCTGGTGCCATATGGTCTGTTAGCTGTGGTGGTTGGGATACCGCTGTTCCTTCTGGAGAGTACAGTTGGTCAGTACACCCAGGAAGGATTCGTCACCTGTTGGAGGAAATTTTGTCCACTTGCACAAG gAATTGGATATGGACATTTGGTGTTGAAACTTTATGACTTCAGCTACATTATTATCCAAGTCTGGGCTCTCTTCTGCCTGGTGTTCTCATTCAGATCCCAGCTCCCCTGGGTCACCTGTGACAACACCTGGAATACAG TGAACTGTATGGGTCTTCAGACTTTGGATTCTATGTCGCCAAATGTGACGATAAATCAGACCATGTTGACCAACACCACCTCTGCTGCCACTGAGTTTTGGGA ACGGAGAGTGCTGGCCATGTCTGGAGGCATTGAGGAGCTGGGCAGTGTGAGATGGGAGCTGGTTTTGTGTCTTCTGGCCAGCTGGGTGTTCACATACTTCAGTATCTGGAAAAGTGTCAGATCCTCTGCAAAG gtagCATACTTCACTGCCACCTTCCCCTACGTGATGCTCCTGATATTGCTCATCAGGGGATTGACTCTACCTGGAGCTTGGGAAGGGATCTACTACTACATGTATCCAGATTTGAACGGCCTGGCAAACCTTGAG GTCTGGATGGAGGCAGGATCTCAAATATGCTTCTCCTACAGCCTGACTGCAGGAACTCTCAATGTTTTGAGCAGCTATAATGACTACAAGAACAACTGCTACAA GGACTGTTTCTGGCTCTGTCTGCTGAACAGTGGGACCAGTTTTGTTGCCGGATTTGTTGTCTTCTCTGTACTTGGATTCTTGGCTCAGAAAAAGGGTGTTACTGTCGACGCTGTGGCTGAGTCTG GTCCAGGTTTGGCCTTCATTGTTTACCCACAGGCAACAGCTACGATGCCTTTACCGCAGTTCTGGACTGTCTGCTTTTTCCTGATGATGATTTTCCTCTGTGTTGACACAcat TTTGTGACAGTTGAGTGTTTTGTCACCTCAGTGAGTGACTTGTTTCCGAAGCTGTTTCGTAAACCAGGAAGACATGAGATCTTTGTCCTCGTCGTTTGTTCATCCTTCTTCCTCATACATCTGACTTTGGTCACTGAG GGAGGGATTTACCTATTCCAGCTTATTGATTATTATAGTTGTACCAGagcttttcattatttcatggCTTTATCTGAGTGTCTGGCTCTGGCTTGGGGTTTTG GTGCTGAccgtgttattaacatcattgaGGACATGACTGGACAGAGACCATCTGTTTTCTTCAAAGTGTGCTGGAGATACATCATTCCTCTGCTGTCACTG ATTTCCTTCATGCTGTACCTGGTTGATTACACACACCTCAGGATTAACGACAGCTACGTTTACCCCAACTGGGCCTACGCTCTTGGCTGGACCATGACACTCTCCTCTGTTCTCATGGTGCCACTGTGGGCAGCTGGACAGATGTGTTTGACAGCAGGCACCTTCAGACAG CGTTTGTCTGTCCTTTGTCATCCTGTTGAAGATCCAGTCTCACAGAGAAGAAATTTGGAAGAGGATGGGATACATATGGAGCTGAGGACGTTTGGAGAGACATCTTAG
- the LOC137194587 gene encoding sodium- and chloride-dependent betaine transporter-like — translation MNRERRRENQRGDGDRGRWANKKEYILVVAGNVVGLGNVWRFPYLCYKNGGGAFLVPYSLLAVVVGIPLFLLESSVGQYTQEGFITCWRKLCPLAQGIGYAHFVLKLYDFSYIMIQVWALFYLVFSFRSQLPWATCDNTWNTVNCMSLQTLDSMSPNVTANQTMLTNTTSAATEFWERRVLAMSGGIEELGSVRWELVLCLLACWVFAYFSIWKSVRSSAKVAYFTATFPYVMLLILLIRGLTLPGAWEGIYYYLYPDLNGLANLEVWIEAGSQICFSYSVSTGTLSVLSSYNDYKNNCYKDCFWLCLLNSGTSFVAGFVVFSVLGFMAQKQGVTVDAVAESGPGLAFIAYPQATALIPLPQFWTVCFFLMMIFLSVDTHFVTVECFVTSVSDLFPKLFRKPGRHEIFVLVVCSSFFLIHLTLVTEGGIYIFQLIDYYGCTRAFHYFMALSECLALAWGFGADRVINIIEDMTGQRPSVFFKVCWRYIIPLLSLISFMLYLVDYTHLRINDSYIYPDWAYALGWTLTLSSVLMVPLWAAGQMCLTAGTFRQRLSVLRHPVEDPVSQRRKMEEDGIHVELRTSAETS, via the exons AtgaacagagaaagaagaagagagaatcAGAGAGGGGATGGAGACAGAGGACGATGGGccaataaaaaagaatatattcTGGTTGTTGCAGGAAATGTGGTCGGCTTGGGCAATGTTTGGAGATTTCCTTACCTCTGCTACAAGAATGGAGGAG GTGCCTTTCTGGTGCCATATAGTCTGTTAGCTGTGGTGGTTGGGATACCTCTGTTCCTACTGGAGAGTTCAGTTGGTCAATACACCCAGGAAGGGTTCATCACTTGTTGGAGGAAATTGTGTCCACTTGCACAAG gAATTGGATATGCACATTTTGTGTTGAAACTTTATGACTTCAGCTACATTATGATCCAAGTCTGGGCTCTCTTCTACCTGGTGTTCTCATTCAGATCCCAGCTCCCCTGGGCCACATGTGACAACACCTGGAATACAG TGAACTGTATGAGTCTTCAGACTTTGGATTCTATGTCGCCAAATGTGACAGCAAATCAGACCATGTTGACCAACACCACCTCTGCTGCTACTGAATTTTGGGA ACGGAGGGTGCTGGCCATGTCTGGAGGCATTGAGGAGCTGGGCAGTGTGAGATGGGAGCTGGTTTTGTGTCTTCTGGCCTGCTGGGTGTTCGCCTACTTCAGTATTTGGAAAAGTGTCAGATCCTCTGCAAAG gtagCATACTTCACTGCCACCTTCCCCTACGTGATGCTCCTGATATTGCTCATCAGGGGATTGACTCTACCTGGAGCTTGGGAAGGGATCTACTACTACCTGTATCCAGATTTGAACGGCCTGGCTAACCTTGAG GTCTGGATAGAGGCAGGATCTCAAATATGCTTCTCCTACAGCGTGTCCACAGGTACTCTGAGTGTTTTGAGCAGCTATAATGACTACAAGAACAACTGCTACAA GGACTGTTTCTGGCTCTGTCTGCTGAACAGTGGGACCAGTTTTGTTGCTGGATTTGTCGTCTTCTCTGTACTTGGATTCATGGCTCAGAAACAGGGTGTTACTGTCGACGCTGTGGCTGAGTCTG GTCCAGGTTTGGCCTTCATTGCTTACCCACAGGCAACAGCTTTGATTCCTTTACCGCAGTTCTGGACTGTCTGCTTTTTCCTGATGATGATTTTCCTCAGTGTTGACACAcat TTTGTGACAGTTGAGTGTTTTGTCACCTCAGTGAGTGACTTGTTTCCGAAGCTGTTTCGTAAACCAGGAAGACATGAGATCTTTGTCCTCGTCGTTTGTTCATCCTTCTTCCTCATACATCTGACTTTGGTCACTGAG GGAGGGATTTACATATTCCAGCTTATTGATTATTATGGTTGTACCAGagcttttcattatttcatggCTTTATCTGAGTGTCTGGCTCTGGCTTGGGGTTTTG GTGCTGAccgtgttattaacatcattgaGGACATGACTGGACAGAGACCATCTGTTTTCTTCAAAGTGTGCTGGAGATACATCATTCCTCTGCTGTCACTG ATTTCCTTCATGCTGTACCTGGTTGATTACACACACCTCAGGATTAACGACAGCTACATTTACCCCGACTGGGCCTACGCTCTAGGCTGGACCTTGACGCTCTCCTCTGTTCTCATGGTGCCACTGTGGGCAGCTGGACAGATGTGTTTGACAGCAGGCACCTTCAGACAG CGTTTGTCTGTCCTTCGTCATCCCGTTGAAGATCCAGTCtcacagagaagaaaaatggaAGAGGATGGGATACATGTGGAGCTGAGGACGTCTGCAGAGACATCTTAG